The Dokdonia donghaensis DSW-1 DNA window TTTTCGGTTAGGATTAGTCTACAAATATAATGGTTTTCTTAACAGACTCAAGCCTCTTTAACAGCCTTGAATTTTTTAGTGTTTTTTAAGATACCATTTGCGATTACCACGGCAAGTATAACTAAGGCTCCGTAGTAAAACTCTGTACTCATTTGCTCTGCATCGCCTAGCACCATAAAGGCTAGTAAGATACCATAAACAGGCTCTAAATTTATAGTAAGCATTATAGTGTATGGACTTAAATGCTTCATCACAGCTACGGCGGCTATAAAGGCATAAGCCGTACATACAGAGGCTAGTATGCCTATGTACACCCAGTCCATCGTAGGGAGATTAAAAAACTCCATAGAAAAAAATGTAGCTGGCTGTGCTATGACAAAATATAAGGTAATGCAAGCTGTACCTATAAGTAACTCATAAAATGAGATCTTAGTAGGATTATGATTTGCTATAAACTTCCCATTTATCAAGGTAAATACAGCAGATAAAAAAGCAGAAAGTAAGGCTAGTAATATCCCTGTACGATATGCTGTCTCAACCTCAAAAATCATATATAAAGCAGCTATTACAATTCCTCCAAAGAGAAGCTCATACCAGATTAATTTTCGTTTATAAAAAATAGGTTCAAGCAAGGCTGTAAAGAAGGCCCCAGTACTCATCATAGCCAGTGTTATAGAAACATTTGATGCCTTTATTGCTCCAAAAAAGGTAAGCCAGTGTATGGCAATGACCAGACCTGCAATAGCGAAACCCAGTAACGCTTTTCGCGAAAGCGCAAGAGAGAT harbors:
- a CDS encoding DMT family transporter; this encodes MQNDRLKAYLHFHLIVFIWGFTAVLGALITIDAVPLVWFRMGLASLFIFIYIKVRGISLALSRKALLGFAIAGLVIAIHWLTFFGAIKASNVSITLAMMSTGAFFTALLEPIFYKRKLIWYELLFGGIVIAALYMIFEVETAYRTGILLALLSAFLSAVFTLINGKFIANHNPTKISFYELLIGTACITLYFVIAQPATFFSMEFFNLPTMDWVYIGILASVCTAYAFIAAVAVMKHLSPYTIMLTINLEPVYGILLAFMVLGDAEQMSTEFYYGALVILAVVIANGILKNTKKFKAVKEA